The proteins below come from a single Asanoa ferruginea genomic window:
- the tilS gene encoding tRNA lysidine(34) synthetase TilS, whose product MAGPAPPVAATRVAVRRILHGIHKDALVMVACSGGADSLALAAATAFVAPRMGLRAGLITIDHALQDGSDRRAAAVAAWGESVGLHPSIVVPVEVAGRPGGPEAAAREARYDALLETAQAHDANSLLLGHTRDDQAETVLLALARGAGPRGMAAMPERRDVDGVALLRPLLDMSRDETRKACAAMGLEPWEDPHNLDPSYARSRVRSSALPTLVNALGPGVVSNLARTARLLAQDAEALDVLAAEELERATLDEGLSIAMLEALLPALRARALHSWALSLGCSPAALSHRHVTALEALVTAWHGQGAVHLPGGIRAARVSGVLRVIID is encoded by the coding sequence GTGGCCGGTCCTGCCCCACCGGTCGCCGCGACCCGCGTCGCGGTCCGCCGAATCCTGCACGGAATACATAAAGACGCGCTGGTCATGGTGGCCTGCTCCGGCGGCGCCGACTCGCTGGCGCTGGCCGCGGCGACCGCTTTCGTCGCACCGCGGATGGGCCTGCGGGCCGGGCTGATCACGATAGATCACGCCCTGCAGGACGGCTCCGACCGGCGCGCCGCGGCTGTCGCGGCCTGGGGCGAGTCGGTCGGCCTCCATCCCTCCATCGTGGTTCCGGTCGAGGTGGCCGGCCGGCCGGGCGGTCCGGAAGCCGCCGCTCGCGAGGCCCGCTACGACGCCCTGCTGGAAACCGCACAGGCCCACGACGCCAACTCGCTGCTGCTCGGGCACACCCGCGACGACCAGGCCGAGACGGTGCTGCTCGCGCTGGCCCGCGGCGCCGGCCCGCGCGGCATGGCGGCCATGCCGGAGCGCCGCGACGTCGACGGGGTCGCCCTGTTGCGGCCACTCCTGGACATGTCGCGCGACGAGACCCGCAAGGCGTGCGCCGCGATGGGCCTCGAGCCATGGGAAGACCCACACAATCTTGATCCGTCGTACGCCCGTTCGCGGGTCCGCAGTTCGGCGTTGCCCACGCTGGTCAACGCGCTCGGCCCGGGCGTGGTGTCCAACCTGGCCCGCACTGCGCGCCTGCTGGCCCAGGACGCGGAGGCGCTCGACGTGCTCGCGGCCGAGGAACTCGAGCGGGCAACGCTCGACGAGGGCCTGTCGATCGCGATGCTCGAGGCACTGCTGCCAGCGCTGCGGGCCCGCGCCCTCCACTCGTGGGCGCTGTCGCTGGGCTGCTCACCGGCGGCGCTGTCACACCGCCACGTGACCGCCCTCGAAGCCCTGGTCACCGCCTGGCACGGCCAGGGCGCCGTGCACCTACCCGGCGGCATCCGCGCCGCCCGCGTATCGGGCGTCCTACGGGTCATCATCGACTGA